A single Stigmatopora argus isolate UIUO_Sarg chromosome 7, RoL_Sarg_1.0, whole genome shotgun sequence DNA region contains:
- the xpa gene encoding DNA repair protein complementing XP-A cells has product MDPSRSPTAAVPNEPAAEQAPKPELSAAMRAKIERNRQRALMLRQARIASRPSAAVEGATAAKVCKTIDTGAGFFIDEEGGGGEEQKSIKVVHQPAPVIEPDYLFCDDCQKPFMDSYLNTSFDLSVCDMCRDNDQKHKLISRTEAKQNYLLKDCDLDKREPPLKFILRKNPHNPRWGDMKLYLKIHVERRCMEVWGSEAALEEAKETREENKEVQKQKRFNKKVKELRRAVRSSTWAKDTVAHQHQYGAEEVVDLDEDLYKKTCETCGHELTYEKM; this is encoded by the exons ATGGACCCATCGAGGTCACCGACGGCGGCTGTTCCTAATGAACCCGCAGCGGAACAAGCCCCAAAACCCGAACTTTCTGCTGCGATGCGTGCAAAAATCGAAAGGAATCGACAGCGGGCGTTGATGCTGCGACAAGCCCGAATAGCGAGCCGTCCTTCGGCTGCTGTGGAAGGGGCGACCGCTGCAAAAGTTTGCAAAACCATCGATACCGGTGCGGGGTTTTTCATCGATGAAGAGGGTGGTGGAGGGGAGGAACAAAAGAGCATTAAAGTGGTGCATCAGCCAG CTCCGGTCATCGAGCCAGACTACTTGTTTTGCGATGACTGCCAAAAGCCTTTTATGGACTCGTACCTCAATACCAGCTTTGACCTTTCTGTGTGTGACATGTGCAG AGACAACGACCAGAAACACAAGTTGATCTCCAGAACCGAAGCCAAGCAGAACTATCTATTGAAGGACTGTGACTTGGACAAAAGAGAGCCTCCTCTCAAATTCATATTGAGGAAAAACCCTCACAATCCACGATGGGGGGACATGAAGCTCTACCTTAAAATTCACGTGGAGAGGCGATGTATGGAGGTTTGGGGTTCGGAGGCGGCGTTGGAGGAAGCCAAGGAGACCAGGGAAGAAAACAAAGAAGTGCAGAAACAAAAGCGCTTCAACAAAAAAGTCAAAG AACTGCGTCGGGCAGTGAGGAGCAGCACGTGGGCCAAAGACACCGTTGCGCACCAACATCAGTACGGAGCAGAAGAGGTGGTGGATCTGGATGAAGATCTCTACAAGAAAACCTGTGAGACCTGTGGCCATGAACTCACCTATGAAAAGATGTAA
- the slc24a2b gene encoding sodium/potassium/calcium exchanger 2-like: protein MKSFLPRRCRDRTRPSGSADFPGPPLSCVRLHFQGARRKLRPGRVLGFVFCLAVVCAVCSWSALSLATNGAVPQSEGSEDADLPQRTLLEHQNVSDGGAQPTSEVDMNHGDYPTDYFSVEDRRRGFVAFHMMGMLYMFIALAIVCDEFFVPALTVITEKLEISDDVAGATFMAAGGSAPELFTSVIGVFVSHSNVGIGTIVGSAVFNILFVIGMCALFSKEVLNLTWWPLFRDVSFYIIGLLMLIYFFLDNQITLNESISLLMCYVTYVTFMKFNAKVEVVIKRQLSSNRVDVIEAAPKVSTPPADDENKLMAKPRLQREGSCASLHNSLMRNSIFQLMIHTLDPLSNEGRFKEKASILHKMAKQQCKEEQAAAAASANGVAIKTISTSTKVAVEVTPPMNGIAGEEMGEEEEDEDQPLSLAWPDTNRKRITYLVILPIVFPLWLTLPDVRREASERFFPVTFIGSISWIAFFSYLMVWWAHQVGETFWITEEIMGLTILAAGTSIPDLITSVIVARKGLGDMAVSSSVGSNIFDITVGLPFPWLIYNIINDFKPVEVSSNGLFCAIVLLFLMLLFVIISIAACKWRMSKLLGFFMFLLYFVFLITSVMLEDKIIVCPVSI from the exons ATGAAGTCCTTCCTGCCCAGAAGATGCCGAGACAGGACGCGGCCGTCCGGCTCGGCCGACTTTCCCGGACCACCTCTGAGTTGCGTGAGGCTTCACTTCCAAGGCGCCAGAAGAAAACTACGACCCGGCCGGGTCCTGGGCTTCGTCTTCTGCCTGGCGGTGGTTTGCGCGGTGTGTTCGTGGAGTGCCTTGTCTCTCGCCACCAACGGGGCGGTGCCGCAATCGGAGGGTTCGGAAGACGCCGACTTGCCCCAAAGGACTCTCCTGGAGCACCAGAACGTCTCCGACGGCGGGGCCCAACCCACGTCCGAGGTCGACATGAATCACGGGGACTACCCGACGGACTACTTCAGCGTGGAGGACCGGCGCCGGGGCTTCGTGGCGTTTCACATGATGGGAATGTTGTACATGTTCATAGCCTTAGCCATCGTGTGCGACGAGTTCTTCGTCCCGGCGCTGACCGTCATCACGGAGAAGCTGGAGATCTCCGACGACGTGGCGGGGGCCACCTTCATGGCGGCGGGCGGCTCGGCTCCGGAGCTCTTCACCTCCGTCATCGGGGTCTTCGTCTCCCACAGCAACGTGGGCATCGGCACCATCGTGGGCTCGGCCGTCTTCAACATCTTGTTTGTGATCGGGATGTGCGCGCTCTTCTCCAAAGAGGTGCTCAACCTCACCTGGTGGCCTCTTTTCCGAGACGTCTCCTTCTACATCATCGGCCTGCTCATGCTCATCTACTTTTTCCTGGATAACCAAATCACGCTGAATGAGAGTATTAGCCTGCTCATGTGCTACGTCACCTACGTGACTTTCATGAAGTTCAACGCCAAAGTGGAAGTGGTCATCAAGAGGCAACTGAGTAGTAACCGGGTCGACGTCATCGAGGCCGCACCCAAG GTTAGCACCCCGCCTGCAGATGACGAGAATAAACTGATG GCCAAACCGAGGTTACAGAGGGAAGGCAGCTGCGCTTCTCTGCACAACTCTTTGATGAGAAACAGCATCTTTCAGCTCATGATACACACGTTGGACCCACTAAGCAATGAAG GACGATTCAAAGAGAAGGCATCAATTCTTCATAAAATGGCAAAACAGCAGTGCAAAGAAGAacaggccgccgccgccgccagtgCCAACGGTGTCG CCATCAAAACCATTTCGACAAGTACAAAGGTGGCAGTAGAAGTCACCCCTCCGATGAATGGCATTGCGGGAGAGGAG AtgggtgaggaggaggaggatgaagatcAGCCTCTGAGCCTGGCTTGGCCGGATACCAACAGGAAACGTATCACCTACCTCGTCATCCTCCCTATTGTCTTTCCTCTCTGGCTCACCTTGCCCGATGTCAGAAGAGAG gccTCAGAAAGGTTCTTCCCAGTCACCTTCATCGGCTCCATCAGTTGGATTGCTTTCTTCTCATACCTGATGGTGTGGTGGGCTCATCAG GTTGGAGAGACCTTCTGGATCACGGAGGAGATCATGGGTCTGACGATCCTAGCAGCCGGCACTTCCATCCCCGACCTCATCACCAGCGTCATCGTGGCCCGAAAAGGCCTCGGCGACATGGCCGTGTCCAGCTCAGTGGGTTCTAACATCTTTGACATCACGGTGGG GCTCCCATTCCCGTGGCTCATCTACAACATCATCAATGACTTTAAACCGGTGGAAGTGAGCAGCAACGGGCTCTTCTGCGCCATCGTCCTGCTCTTCCTCATGCTCCTCTTTGTCATCATCTCCATCGCAGCCTGCAAGTGGAGGATGAGCAAACTGCTGGGATTCTTCATGTTCCTGCTCTACTTTGTTTTCCTTATCACCAGTGTCATGCTGGAGGACAAAATTATAGTATGTCCAGTAAGCATCTGA
- the LOC144077163 gene encoding N-acetylneuraminate-9-phosphate synthase-like: MPLKFELCPGRMIGANQPCFIIAEIGQNHQGDIDVAKKMIKMAKDCGADCAKFQKSELQYKFNKRALERPYKTKNSWGETYGDHKRHLEFSHEQYRELQKYAKEIGIFFTASGMDEMAVEFLHELNVPFFKVGSGDTNNFPYLEKTAKKGRPMIVSSGMQSMETMRQVYKTVKEHNPNFAILQCTSAYPLEAEDVNLRVITEYQKEFPDIPIGYSGHESGIHISVAAVAMGAKVIERHITLDKTWKGSDHEASLEPPELAELVRAVRLVERSMGSGLKKMLPCEKPCHDKLGKSVVAKVKIAKGTVLSLDMLAVKVAEPMGAAAEDIFHLVGKTVTEDVNEDESISPEVVDSYGKKAKCCG; encoded by the exons ATGCCTTTAAAATTTGAGCTTTGCCCCGGTCGGATGATTGGAGCCAACCAACCGTGCTTCATTATTGCCGAAATTGGACAAAACCACCAGGGAGACATCGACGTCGCtaagaaaatgatcaaaatggcAAAG GACTGCGGTGCCGATTGTGCTAAGTTCCAGAAGAGTGAGTTGCAGTACAAGTTTAACAAACGTGCTTTAGAGCGTCCTTACAAGACCAAAAACTCATGGGGGGAAACTTATGGTGATCACAAGCGTCACCTAGAGTTCAGCCACGAGCAGTACAGGGAGCTGCAGAAGTATGCCAAGGAAATTGGGATCTTCTTCACTGCCTCGGGAATGGATGAG ATGGCAGTAGAATTCCTCCATGAGTTGAATGTGCCTTTTTTCAAAGTGGGATCAGGAGACACCAACAACTTTCCTTATTTGGAGAAAACTGCCAAGAAAG GACGTCCCATGATCGTGTCCAGTGGGATGCAATCCATGGAGACTATGCGTCAAGTGTACAAAACGGTGAAGGAGCACAACCCAAATTTCGCCATCCTGCAGTGTACCAGCGCCTACCCGCTTGAGGCCGAAGATGTCAACCTCAGAGTGATCACT GAATACCAGAAGGAATTCCCCGATATCCCAATCGGGTATTCCGGCCACGAGTCCGGAATCCACATTTCGGTGGCGGCGGTGGCTATGGGGGCAAAGGTTATAGAGCGTCACATCACACTGGATAAGACCTGGAAGGGAAGTGACCACGAAGCATCTCTGGAGCCTCCTGAACTGGCCGAGCTGGTTCGCGCCGTTCGGCTGGTGGAGAGGTCAATGGGAAGTGGCCTCAAAAAGATGTTACCTTGCGAAAAGCCGTGTCATGATAAG CTGGGAAAGTCAGTTGTGGCCAAAGTGAAGATAGCCAAAGGAACTGTCCTCTCTCTGGACATGTTGGCTGTGAAAGTAGCCGAGCCAATGGGAGCAGCGGCTGAGGACATCTTCCATTTGGTCGGAAAGACTGTCACGGAGGACGTCAACGAGGATGAGAGCATCTCACCGGAGGTGGTGGACAGCTATGGAAAGAAAGCTAAGTGCTGTGGGTAG